In the Chryseobacterium sp. MYb264 genome, one interval contains:
- a CDS encoding polysaccharide deacetylase family protein, with protein sequence MKEKIINFLASFEKEDIENSFPLDCCLPVYHCVSDDNLAHINKVIQYKNVKQFEEDIDYLSKHFQFINWSEFKDFVNGNFKPKKKIALLTFDDGFREFYDIAVPILERKGIYAINFINPAFIDNQDLMYRCKASLIINELEKNKNIDPKIYTILSSNEDLKQQVLKIKYAQTDILNRLGEILEINFDSYLKEQNPYLTTNQLNNLTQKGFGISSHSWDHPLYNQLSLSEQLETTNKTFKYLKENNFLYEIFAFPFTDFGVNKDFFDGLQNNKELFCTFGSAGIKFDSTDKHFHRIPMEMGESAEKLLKKELAYFKLKKLINKNKIVRK encoded by the coding sequence ATGAAAGAAAAGATCATTAATTTTTTAGCATCATTTGAGAAGGAAGATATTGAAAATTCATTTCCTTTAGATTGCTGTTTGCCCGTTTATCATTGTGTTTCAGATGATAATTTAGCGCACATCAATAAAGTTATCCAATACAAAAATGTAAAACAATTTGAAGAAGATATTGATTATCTTTCAAAGCATTTTCAGTTTATCAACTGGAGTGAGTTTAAAGATTTCGTAAATGGAAATTTTAAACCAAAAAAGAAAATTGCCTTATTAACTTTCGATGATGGTTTCAGAGAGTTTTATGACATCGCAGTTCCTATTTTAGAAAGAAAAGGAATTTATGCGATCAATTTTATTAATCCTGCATTTATTGATAATCAAGACCTGATGTATCGATGTAAAGCAAGTTTAATTATTAATGAACTTGAGAAAAATAAAAATATTGATCCTAAAATCTATACGATTCTTTCTTCTAATGAAGATCTAAAACAGCAGGTTTTAAAAATTAAATATGCTCAAACGGATATTTTAAACCGATTGGGAGAAATCCTTGAAATTAATTTCGATTCTTATTTAAAAGAACAAAATCCTTACTTAACCACCAATCAGTTAAATAATTTAACTCAAAAAGGATTCGGAATATCTTCTCACAGTTGGGATCATCCCCTGTATAATCAATTGTCACTATCTGAACAACTTGAAACCACAAACAAAACCTTTAAATATCTAAAAGAAAATAATTTTCTGTATGAAATTTTTGCTTTTCCGTTTACTGATTTTGGTGTGAATAAAGATTTTTTTGATGGCTTGCAAAACAATAAAGAACTCTTTTGTACGTTCGGAAGTGCAGGAATTAAGTTTGACAGTACAGATAAACATTTTCACAGAATCCCCATGGAAATGGGCGAATCTGCAGAAAAATTACTAAAAAAAGAATTGGCTTACTTCAAATTGAAAAAACTCATTAATAAAAATAAAATTGTGAGAAAATGA
- a CDS encoding dihydrodipicolinate synthase family protein: MKNVPLKGVISYPITPFDEAEKVDIPLFKKLTERLISSGSHAIAPLGSTGVLPYLTDEEKEAITEATIQQVNGRIPTLVGVSNLTTEKTVYHAKFAEKAGATAVMIIPMSYWKLTDDEIIKHYDTVASQISIPIMAYNNPATGGVDMSPSLLKKLLQIPNVTMIKESTGDIQRMHYLKKELGEDVAFYNGSNPLALAAFSAGATGWCTAAPNLIPELNIALYDAVQSNDLEKAQKIFYKQFELLKYIVEKGLPRAVKAGLNILGENGGKLRSPLQPLTEKEISDLELILSKVKSSTLSA, translated from the coding sequence ATGAAAAATGTACCATTAAAAGGAGTGATCTCCTATCCTATCACGCCTTTTGACGAAGCGGAAAAAGTAGACATTCCTTTATTTAAAAAATTAACGGAACGTTTGATCAGTTCTGGTTCTCATGCCATTGCTCCACTAGGAAGCACCGGAGTTTTACCATACCTGACTGATGAAGAAAAAGAAGCCATCACAGAGGCTACCATTCAACAGGTTAACGGAAGAATTCCGACGTTGGTTGGGGTTTCTAATCTAACGACTGAGAAAACAGTTTATCATGCGAAATTTGCTGAAAAAGCAGGTGCTACAGCTGTTATGATCATCCCGATGAGTTACTGGAAACTGACCGATGACGAAATTATCAAACATTATGACACGGTCGCTTCTCAAATATCGATTCCGATCATGGCTTACAATAATCCGGCAACAGGAGGTGTAGATATGTCACCGTCTTTATTAAAAAAGCTGCTTCAGATTCCGAATGTGACGATGATTAAAGAAAGTACGGGAGACATTCAGAGAATGCATTACCTGAAGAAAGAACTGGGGGAAGATGTGGCTTTTTACAACGGTTCAAATCCTTTGGCACTGGCTGCTTTTTCAGCAGGAGCAACAGGTTGGTGCACAGCCGCTCCCAATCTTATCCCTGAATTGAATATTGCCTTATACGACGCTGTTCAAAGTAATGACTTGGAAAAAGCACAGAAAATTTTTTACAAGCAATTTGAACTGTTGAAATATATTGTTGAAAAAGGTTTGCCAAGAGCCGTTAAAGCAGGTTTAAATATTTTAGGTGAAAATGGCGGAAAATTAAGATCACCTCTACAACCCTTAACAGAAAAGGAAATTTCAGATCTGGAACTCATATTATCGAAGGTAAAAAGTTCAACTTTATCAGCCTAA
- a CDS encoding GNAT family N-acetyltransferase produces the protein MIHLKTLHKKQLAEFISSGDFKKYDFLPITEHRAKSHIENPKADEDQTLLILAFEDDELAGYLGCFPDNFMVEGKKFNYAWLSTLFISNKFRGKRIAQSLLNRAFEEYNGEIAITEFTKEAESLYNKIGLFQYIQPKNGKRYYFQTDFANIIPTKKPNTQSLKPVFNLADSVANSLISVKNCFVKKPDFKFEVLNTIDSESTTFLNQFENNRNASEINSLIENPWVLEGNIKDEKYLFSSYSKEFKYFWIKIYDNNQLTTCSLLLLRDGHLKIPYLFSKTDLEKFVNFLSYFIVKNKVITLTNYQNDLNQTIELVKNFPKIHERIIERRYMFHKELIQKLPENFNPNFQDGDGDCAMT, from the coding sequence ATGATACATCTTAAAACCTTACATAAAAAGCAGCTGGCAGAATTTATTTCCAGCGGCGATTTCAAGAAGTATGACTTTCTTCCGATTACTGAGCACAGAGCAAAATCTCATATAGAAAATCCGAAAGCAGATGAAGATCAAACCTTACTAATTTTAGCTTTTGAAGATGATGAATTAGCCGGATATTTAGGATGTTTTCCTGATAATTTCATGGTTGAAGGAAAAAAATTCAATTATGCATGGTTGAGTACTTTATTTATCAGCAATAAATTTCGTGGAAAAAGAATTGCGCAAAGCCTTTTAAACAGAGCTTTTGAAGAATACAACGGAGAAATTGCCATCACTGAATTTACGAAAGAAGCAGAAAGCTTGTATAATAAAATCGGACTGTTTCAATACATTCAACCTAAAAATGGAAAACGATATTATTTTCAAACAGATTTTGCGAATATTATTCCGACCAAAAAACCGAATACTCAATCTTTAAAACCAGTTTTCAATCTTGCAGATTCAGTCGCTAATTCATTGATATCAGTAAAAAACTGTTTCGTTAAAAAACCTGATTTCAAATTTGAAGTTTTGAATACGATTGATTCTGAAAGCACTACTTTTTTAAATCAATTTGAAAACAATCGAAATGCTTCTGAAATCAACTCGCTAATAGAAAATCCATGGGTTTTAGAAGGCAATATCAAAGATGAAAAATATTTGTTTTCGAGTTATTCAAAAGAATTCAAATATTTCTGGATAAAAATTTACGACAATAATCAATTGACAACCTGTTCGCTTTTACTTTTAAGAGACGGGCATTTAAAAATTCCTTATTTATTTTCGAAAACCGATTTGGAGAAATTTGTTAATTTTTTAAGCTATTTTATTGTAAAAAATAAAGTCATTACCTTAACCAATTATCAAAATGATTTAAACCAAACAATTGAATTGGTTAAAAATTTCCCAAAAATCCACGAACGAATTATCGAAAGACGATATATGTTTCATAAAGAGCTTATTCAAAAGCTTCCCGAAAATTTTAATCCTAACTTTCAGGATGGCGACGGCGATTGTGCAATGACCTAA
- a CDS encoding cupin domain-containing protein, whose protein sequence is MSNTENGTQGTDKKQFSSKDFHQTFARPEYKKPSHLIHKNVENAGEHNQFSTERKHPVFFVDLPSKNVSMTIGGLLPGQRTNRHRHTYETVLYVIEGKGWTEVEDERIEWEAGDAVYIPSWAWHRHQNTSDTESAKYIACENAPQLQNLGVALREEEGRDL, encoded by the coding sequence ATGTCAAACACAGAAAACGGTACACAAGGTACTGACAAAAAACAATTTAGTTCAAAAGATTTTCATCAGACTTTTGCAAGACCAGAATACAAAAAACCTTCGCATTTAATTCATAAAAATGTGGAAAATGCAGGCGAACACAACCAGTTTTCAACAGAAAGAAAACATCCTGTATTCTTTGTAGATCTTCCGAGTAAAAATGTAAGCATGACCATCGGAGGATTATTACCCGGACAGAGAACGAACCGCCACAGACACACTTATGAAACCGTTTTATACGTGATCGAAGGTAAAGGCTGGACAGAAGTTGAGGACGAACGTATAGAATGGGAAGCAGGAGATGCCGTTTACATTCCGTCTTGGGCGTGGCACAGACATCAAAATACAAGCGATACAGAATCTGCAAAATACATCGCCTGCGAAAATGCACCACAGTTACAAAATTTGGGTGTTGCTCTAAGAGAAGAAGAAGGCAGAGACTTATAA
- a CDS encoding glutamine amidotransferase-related protein: MNIHFIQHESFEAPGAYLNWANERNYTSTFSKVYENNPLPESVDFIDVLIILGGPQDPATTKNECPHFDAQAEIALIQKAINSGKAVVGACLGAQLIGESFGATFGNSPEKEIGVFPIQLTENGIKDDKINDFGEIISVGHWHNDMPGLTENAQILATSKGCPRQIVKYSDLVYGFQCHMEFTPEVIDLMIETDREFLINNTEHQFVQTPDKIKSFDFKEMNEKLYTFLDKLVEAYQTTHY, encoded by the coding sequence ATGAATATCCATTTTATACAACATGAAAGCTTCGAAGCTCCGGGCGCTTATCTGAACTGGGCGAATGAAAGAAATTACACTTCTACCTTTTCAAAAGTGTATGAAAATAATCCTTTGCCCGAAAGCGTAGATTTTATTGATGTTTTGATTATTCTGGGCGGACCTCAGGATCCTGCCACTACAAAAAATGAATGTCCGCATTTTGATGCTCAGGCAGAAATAGCATTGATACAAAAAGCTATAAATTCAGGAAAAGCTGTTGTAGGAGCCTGTCTCGGGGCACAACTGATAGGAGAATCTTTCGGGGCAACATTTGGAAACAGTCCGGAAAAAGAAATCGGTGTATTTCCTATTCAATTAACGGAAAACGGTATAAAAGATGATAAAATCAATGATTTTGGTGAAATAATTTCCGTCGGACATTGGCATAATGATATGCCGGGACTTACTGAAAATGCTCAAATTCTGGCAACAAGTAAAGGTTGCCCGAGACAGATTGTTAAATATTCTGATCTTGTCTACGGATTTCAATGTCATATGGAATTTACTCCTGAAGTTATTGATTTAATGATAGAAACGGATCGTGAATTTTTAATAAATAATACGGAACATCAATTCGTTCAAACGCCTGACAAAATCAAAAGTTTTGATTTTAAGGAAATGAATGAAAAGCTGTACACCTTTCTGGATAAGCTGGTTGAAGCTTACCAAACAACTCATTATTAA
- the pdxR gene encoding MocR-like pyridoxine biosynthesis transcription factor PdxR: MLRPWKVEIQINYNSEKAVYLQIADAVIDDIQSGRLKKGTALPGSRKLAEDLKVNRNTIVEALNVLLNEGWLVSLERKGTFVAENLPTIKGAVSHQKKNNEQLQKQLFRINFDDGYPDSAIAPVTELARAYRQIFNRKAKWQLMGYTSEYGDLEFRKAIVQMLNHHRGLHTDENSMCITRGSQMAMYLTAQSLIEKNDIVLVENPGYRPAWKAFEKAGATLLPVRVDEDGLMIEDVIHYLKIHKNIKAIYTTPHHQYPTTVTLSLQRRLELIKLSNEYGFTIIEDDYDNEFHFGYRPVLPLASFTELQNYVYIGTMSKVVAPALRIGYLISNNQDFIKKVGDLRKIIDVQGDTIMEQAVLQLIQDGTIKRHLKKALNYYRSKRDFTAQKLQEFLKNKADYSMPEGGMAFWIVPKNKTDWDHIDCELQKKSIKILNPNSFSFDNQINGLRLSYGSLPKESLEETIKALSELL; this comes from the coding sequence ATGTTAAGACCTTGGAAAGTAGAAATTCAGATCAATTATAATTCGGAAAAGGCAGTTTATTTGCAAATTGCCGATGCGGTGATTGATGATATTCAATCCGGAAGATTGAAAAAAGGAACAGCCTTGCCCGGAAGCCGGAAACTGGCTGAAGATTTGAAAGTGAACCGAAATACTATCGTTGAAGCTTTAAATGTCTTACTGAATGAAGGCTGGTTGGTATCTTTAGAAAGAAAAGGAACTTTTGTTGCGGAAAATTTACCAACGATAAAAGGAGCCGTTTCTCATCAAAAAAAGAATAATGAACAGCTGCAAAAACAGCTTTTCAGAATTAATTTTGACGATGGATATCCCGATAGTGCGATTGCGCCGGTTACCGAATTGGCGAGGGCTTACCGACAAATTTTTAACCGAAAGGCAAAGTGGCAATTGATGGGCTATACCAGTGAATATGGTGATTTGGAATTTCGAAAAGCCATCGTTCAAATGCTGAATCACCACAGAGGGCTGCATACCGATGAAAATTCGATGTGCATTACCCGTGGAAGCCAGATGGCGATGTATCTTACCGCTCAGTCTTTGATTGAAAAAAATGATATTGTATTGGTTGAAAATCCGGGTTATCGTCCGGCTTGGAAGGCTTTTGAAAAGGCTGGAGCAACTCTTTTGCCGGTGCGTGTTGATGAGGATGGATTGATGATTGAAGATGTTATCCATTATTTGAAAATTCATAAAAATATCAAAGCGATTTACACCACACCGCATCATCAATATCCGACCACGGTAACACTGAGTTTACAGCGTCGTCTGGAGCTGATAAAGCTTTCCAACGAATATGGATTTACGATTATTGAGGACGATTATGATAATGAATTTCATTTTGGATACCGTCCTGTATTGCCGTTGGCGAGTTTTACAGAACTACAGAATTATGTGTATATCGGCACGATGAGCAAAGTGGTGGCTCCGGCGTTGAGAATTGGTTATCTGATCAGCAATAATCAGGATTTTATTAAAAAAGTAGGGGATCTAAGAAAGATTATCGATGTGCAGGGCGATACGATTATGGAGCAGGCGGTTTTACAGCTTATTCAGGACGGGACGATTAAAAGACATCTGAAAAAAGCCCTGAATTATTACAGATCTAAGCGGGATTTTACCGCACAAAAACTTCAGGAATTTTTAAAAAATAAAGCAGATTATTCAATGCCAGAAGGCGGAATGGCATTTTGGATTGTTCCCAAAAATAAAACCGATTGGGATCATATAGATTGCGAACTTCAAAAGAAAAGTATTAAAATTCTCAATCCAAACAGTTTTAGTTTTGATAATCAAATCAACGGTTTGCGCCTAAGCTATGGCTCACTTCCCAAAGAAAGTTTAGAAGAAACCATCAAAGCGCTGTCTGAGTTATTGTAA